The following coding sequences are from one Cryptococcus deuterogattii R265 chromosome 1, complete sequence window:
- a CDS encoding UBA/TS-N domain-containing protein, whose product MPRAIYLPPRTARAYAPAPQETQYYDQLFAFVDKDNTGILPGQDAYPFLTSSDLSTTSLGEIWAIADPDNNGFLTRDGWYKAARLIGWLQKGGATNVEETLLAKPGPLPAFNQGPKPPPVAQPTAQPLSANTTGSTLPQLTPTDRAKFTRLFAGAGPANGLVNGDKARDIFVKSGLSYEKLGQIWNLADTQGRGSLDLTDFIIGMHLIQSCMANSALVLPATLPPGVYETASGGRPAPAAAPVGPVVRNNTGPTSPLRQQYTGGGVAPLQQQGTGGSIGATSAPIPPARSFTTSSAFAPPSRQMSIQNPQWDVTPQAKITSDGFFSQLDPQNKGVIDGDVAVPFMLQSQLDEATLANVWDLADIRKEGKLTRDEFAVAMHLINLKLAGQEIPTSLPVSLVPPSLRDEYGPGKQEVLQSSATKDLFDLFADEPPASVSKATSPAPPHSQASTPAAAAAAAQPPALPARNLSQQPQPQTLQTSFLPQPPPPPSRRQASHLTPTLSPNPTGQQPSSFQGSAFASPFSTSPAPAPAPAVAPAPASAPPSRGGGDLLSDDAETSSTPVPDHSAELGNKQNQLSQTTRSITDLSSQRTELEGSDKSSKQQLEELESKLTAAREKHQTELRAVADLRIRVGEQQAKVKKLNADLITASSDLSALQSEKTELEQALLHDKEEVRSLQKRMKEVDDEKQGLVLVLEKLRKEARQQKGMVSIAKKQVSTAEGARDGVQAEVKGVEREIEEDKAFLVQHEKNQAQQQQQARGLSPQSTGTFAAGIALPTTPQTLSPAGTGMSNRSNNPFDRFLANGRSTSQAQVPSSTAATVGSMSSASTSTGQTPPQAPIPASAAEESTDKSLSPGSPVADIAKTASSAFENVGAAATAAVGAVAAGAAGLYETAKHAVTDEPEHDPHLDTSSSSTAPPPSTEVADVAAAKAVEENNLNVKQDVAEQEIGPLAGGEGEGEEQQKQEQDPFGAPSSGFGFVGEDDKTPIAQQEELDPFGAPQIPSTTITSTAGAETNKDEISTDPFGVPQTETSSEQQNQAAGSQDQGFNDFEKGFDDSFGTTGTTETAIAPAEKAVAGAEQETNKAPTDFDSAFAEFDSSAEAPSQFEQQPQESTLSPNEGIPSGIPKSELPINFSELPAAERTFSTQATIAPESEPVTPMTEVPGEYRSPEEGSSGIPSSRGSTPGLAGIGATAVAGGAGVGVGSALAHEFKPEHEVQEQQVQEVNAGESSDEDEGPEDLEGPRKGYGTKGSESSVTSPAEQQPLPTSAGAAAALAPPIAGFMTSNEDSQPKVRRSAPPPPSKSTSASSALVANPAAPAPATESETVSPVVATAGGINPGEEFDPFGAPMVASGNAALGNVATTQGASYIDAPSMAASQAHPKTASFDEDEFDFSDLPPAEVESGIPVAAAQQATANAGETPTSAGFDDEFATFDDEFEKPEDFSAGNGSENSSGNKSYEIVNPQPKSSGLYDEWGIGSSAKRESHPQEQTSQPSQNQQGAFGFDDAFGTQTSQGTQEGGLSFDDAFGNDFEPSSSARTQEYAPPAGAPPQQQGLRPPMPERRPSGAQADDIEDVKKLCAMGFPRELVVEALAANGYDFQKTLNVLLA is encoded by the exons ATGCCGCGGGCTATATATC TCCCCCCCCGCACGGCCCGCGCTTACGCCCCAGCCCCACAGGAGACGCAGTACTACGACCAGCTGTTCGCCTTCGTAGACAAGGACAAC ACCGGCATCCTCCCCGGCCAAGACGCATACCCCTTCCTTACATCCTCGGACCTCTCCACAACTTCGCTTGGCGAGATATGGGCCATCGCTGATCCCGACAACAACGGCTTCCTCACAAGGGACGGATGGTACAAGGCTGCCAGGTTGATTGGCTGGCTCCAGAAGGGCGGCGCCACGAATGTCGAAGAAACATTGCTTGCAAAGC CCGGTCCGCTCCCCGCATTTAACCAAGGTCCCAAACCACCACCCGTCGCCCAGCCCACGGCCCAACCTCTCTCGGCAAACACCACCGGATCTACTTTGCCTCAACTCACACCCACCGACCGCGCCAAATTCACCAGGCTCTTTGCCGGTGCCGGACCTGCCAATGGTTTGGTCAACGGCGACAAGGCGAGAGACATATTCGTCAAAAGTGGACTGAGCTATGAAAAGCTTGGACAGATCTG GAACTTGGCCGATACTCAAGGACGAGGCTCTCTGGATTTGACCGACTTTATCATTGGCATGCACCTCATCCAAAGTTGTATGGCAAACTCCGCGCTCGTTTTGCCCGCCACACTTCCTCCTGGCGTATACGAGACTGCTTCCGGCGGCCGGCCAGCTCCGGCTGCAGCGCCAGTCGGCCCTGTGGTAAGGAACAATACCGGACCTACTAGCCCGTTGAGGCAGCAGTACACTGGTGGCGGCGTCGCTCCTTTGCAACAGCAAGGTACAGGTGGTAGTATCGGTGCGACGAGCGCGCCTATCCCGCCTGCAAGGTCATTCACCACCAGCTCGGCGTTCGCTCCACCATCTAGGCAAATGTCTATCCAGAACCCCCAATGGGACGTCACTCCTCAAGCCAAGATCACGAGTGATGGCTTTTTCTCTCAGTTGGATCCACAGAATAAAGGTGTGATTGATGGTGATGTCGCAGTACCATTCATGCTCCAGAGTCAACTAGATGAAGCGACCTTGGCGAACGTCTG GGACCTCGCGGATATCCGTAAAGAAGGTAAACTCACCCGTGACGAATTTGCTGTCGCCATGCACCTAATCAACCTCAAACTTGCGGGCCAGGAGATCCCCACATCTCTTCCCGTCAGTCTTGTcccaccttctctccgGGACGAGTATGGGCCAGGGAAGCAAGAGGTGCTGCAAAGTAGTGCGACAAAGGATCTTTTCGACCTGTTTGCCGACGAACCACCTGCGTCTGTGTCTAAAGCCACAAGCCCTGCGCCGCCTCATTCCCAAGCCTCCACCccagctgcagctgcagctgcagcgCAACCCCCAGCTCTCCCTGCTCGTAACCTCTCACAACAGCCCCAGCCGCAGACTCTTCAaacatctttccttccgcaacccccacctcctccctcgCGTCGCCAAGCTTCTCATCTCACGCCGACACTCTCTCCCAATCCTACCGGGCAACAaccatcttcattccagGGGTCCGCTTTTgcatctcccttctccaccagccCTGCCCCTGCCCCTGCCCCTGCTGTCGCTCCAGCTCCGGCTTCAGCTCCGCCTTCTCGGGGCGGCGGCGACTTGCTAAGCGACGATGCCGAAACCAGCTCGACACCCGTCCCCGACCACTCTGCCGAACTGGGCAACAAGCAAAACCAACTCTCTCAAACCACACGCTCCATCACCGATTTGTCCAGTCAACGAACCGAGCTCGAAGGAAGCGACAAGTCTTCCAAGCAGCAGCTGGAAGAGCTCGAGAGCAAGTTGACAGCTGCGAGGGAGAAACATCAGACGGAACTGAGAGCGGTTGCTGATCTCAGGATCAGGGTTGGAGAACAACAGGCCAAGGTGAAAAAGTTGAATGCAGACTTGATCACGGCCTCCTCCGACCTTTCTGCTCTCCAGTCCGAAAAAACAGAGCTCGAACAGGCGCTCTTGCACGATAAAGAGGAAGTTCGTTCTCTCCAAAAGCGAATGAAGGAAGTCGATGATGAAAAGCAAGGGCTGGTGCTCGTCCTAGAAAAGTTGAGAAAGGAGGCGAGGCAGCAAAAGGGGATGGTGAGTATTGCGAAGAAGCAGGTTAGTACAGCCGAAGGCGCGAGGGACGGGGTTCAAGCGGAAGTGAAGGgggtggaaagggagattgaagaggacaagGCGTTTTTGGTACAACATGAAAAGAACCAggctcagcagcagcaacaggcTAGAGGCCTTTCTCCCCAATCGACAGGAACGTTCGCAGCTGGTATCGCCCTCCCCACTACTCCACAGACACTGAGCCCCGCAGGTACCGGTATGTCAAACAGGTCAAACAACCCCTTTGACCGCTTCTTGGCCAATGGAAGATCCACCTCTCAGGCTCAGGTGCCTTCATCTACCGCCGCTACAGTGGGTTCGATGTCCAGCGCATCAACATCTACGGGTCAAACTCCCCCTCAAGCACCCATCCCCGCTTCGGCTGCCGAAGAATCGACCGACAAGTCACTCTCTCCCGGCTCTCCTGTGGCAGATATCGCAAAGACGGCAAGTTCCGCATTCGAAAATGTCGGTGCAGCTGCCACAGCTGCTGTTGGTGCTGTGGCCGCTGGTGCGGCGGGATTGTACGAGACTGCCAAACACGCCGTGACGGATGAGCCCGAACACGATCCTCACCTCGatacctcttcttcgtctaccgcgcctccaccttctaCAGAGGTGGCCGATGTTGCCGCTGCGAAGGCTGTGGAGGAGAATAACCTCAATGTTAAACAAGATGTGGCTGAACAAGAGATTGGTCCTCTTGCCGGAggtgagggtgagggtgaggaaCAACAaaagcaagagcaagatcCATTTGGAGCTCCTTCGAGTGGGTTCGGGTTCGTaggggaagatgacaaGACTCCTATCGCtcagcaagaagagcttgaccCCTTTGGTGCTCCTCAAATTCCTAGTACCACTATTACCAGTACCGCCGGTGCCGAAACCAACAAGGACGAAATCTCTACTGACCCATTCGGGGTGCCCCAAACCGAAACCTCTTCTGAACAACAGAATCAAGCTGCTGGGTCGCAGGACCAAGGGTTCAACGATTTTGAAAAAGGATTTGATGATTCATTTGGGACTACCGGAACGACGGAGACCGCTATCGCCCCTGCTGAAAAGGCTGTAGCCGGTGCCGAGCAAGAAACGAACAAGGCACCTACCGACTTTGATAGTGCATTCGCCGAGTTTGATTCTTCTGCCGAGGCTCCCTCTCAGTTCGAACAGCAACCTCAAGAATCTACCCTCTCTCCCAATGAAGGTATTCCTAGCGGTATCCCTAAATCTGAACTCCCCATTAATTTCTCTGAACTACCAGCGGCCGAACGAACTTTCTCCACCCAAGCAACCATTGCGCCAGAGAGTGAGCCGGTCACGCCCATGACCGAAGTTCCTGGTGAATACCGCTCCCCTGAGGAAGGATCGTCTGGTATACCTTCCTCCAGAGGATCGACACCCGGTCTTGCAGGTATTGGTGCGACGGCAGTGGCTGGCGGAGCAGGTGTAGGTGTCGGGAGTGCTTTGGCTCATGAATTCAAGCCTGAGCACGAAGTCCAGGAGCAGCAAGTGCAAGAGGTGAATGCCGGAGAGTCgagcgatgaagatgaagggccCGAAGATCTAGAGGGTCCTCGAAAGGGGTACGGAACAAAGGGCTCAGAGTCTTCTGTGACATCTCCAGCTGAACAACAACCGTTGCCTACTTCAGCAGGTGCAGCTGCCGCTCTCGCCCCACCCATTGCAGGCTTTATGACCTCCAATGAAGACTCTCAGCCCAAGGTCCGACGAAGTGCGCCgccacctccttccaagTCCacttccgcctcttctgCCCTTGTCGCCAACcctgctgctcctgccCCTGCCACAGAGTCTGAGACTGTCTCTCCCGTCGTGGCTACTGCTGGCGGTATTAACCCTGGAGAGGAGTTTGATCCCTTTGGTGCGCCCATGGTAGCTAGCGGCAATGCCGCTCTAGGCAACGTTGCCACCACTCAAGGTGCTTCCTATATCGATGCCCCCTCTATGGCTGCCTCTCAGGCTCATCCCAAGACTGCTTCatttgatgaagatgaatttgaCTTTTCCGACCTGCCTCCTGCTGAGGTCGAGTCTGGTATCCCCGTCGCGGCTGCTCAGCAAGCCACGGCCAATGCTGGGGAGACGCCTACGTCTGCTGGTTTCGATGATGAGTTTGCCACATTTGACGATGAGTTTGAAAAGCCTGAAGACTTCTCTGCCGGGAACGGATCGGAGAATTCTAGTGGCAACAAGAGTTATGAGATTGTGAATCCTCAACCCAAGTCAAGTGGTTTGTATGATGAATGGGGAATCGGCTCATCGGCGAAGAGGGAAAGTCACCCTCAGGAGCAAACATCTCAGCCTTCGCAGAATCAACAAGGAGCTTTTGGATTTGATGATGCGTTTGGTACCCAAACTTCACAGGGAACTCAGGAAGGAGGTTTGTCATTTGATGATGCGTTCGGTAATGACTTTGAGCCTTCTTC CTCTGCTCGGACTCAAGAATACGCCCCTCCCGCTGGTGCTCCCCCTCAACAGCAGGGCCTTCGGCCCCCCATGCCCGAGAGACGACCAAGTGGTGCACAGGCAGATGATATCGAGGATGTAAAAAAG CTTTGCGCGATGGGTTTCCCCCGAGAACTGGTAGTCGAAGCTCTTGCTGCGAACGGTTATGATTTCCAAAAGACTCTGAACGTGTTGTTGGCGTAG